In Rhea pennata isolate bPtePen1 chromosome 13, bPtePen1.pri, whole genome shotgun sequence, the following proteins share a genomic window:
- the CHST4 gene encoding carbohydrate sulfotransferase 4 — protein MDSLTGLFSKIVYDAMIMESRATVMKSKGVQVLVILVVLSFGLVHFRFLPCSNNAPIEEKQSPVHILILSSWRSGSSFTGQIFSQHPSVFYLMEPAWHVWVTMYQSSAKVLHMAVRDLVRSVFLCDMSVFDAYMSNQKKKSDLFQWETSRALCSPPACDSFSRSDIITAGNCRTICGKYPFSKVEEACKTYSHIVIKEVRFFDLKVLYPLLTDPSLNLKIIHLVRDPRAVFRSRENTMADLTRDSNIIVGAQKTKGEMGPYNTMQEICKSHVEIYKAGSQTIPSFLKDRYLMVRYEDIVRDPLAKAAQMYRFGELHFTTELQKWVHNITHGKGQGVQAFEIGSRDAASVSQAWRKTLPFQKIEKVQNVCKDAMDLLGYRLVQSEEEQKNMSLDLLFAQNSSE, from the exons ATGGATAGCCTCACGGGCCTTTTTAGCAAGATTGTCTATGATGCTATGATTATGGA GTCCCGTGCCACCGTGATGAAATCTAAAGGGGTGCAAGTGCTCGTGATTCTTGTAGTTCTGTCCTTTGGTCTGGTCCACTTCCGCTTCCTACCCTGCAGCAACAATGCCCccatagaagaaaaacaatctcCAGTCCACATCCTCATTCTCTCCTCCTGGAGGTCAGGATCTTCCTTCACTGGACAGATCTTCAGCCAGCACCCCAGCGTCTTCTACCTGATGGAGCCTGCATGGCATGTGTGGGTTACAATGTACCAGAGCAGTGCCAAAGTCTTGCACATGGCAGTGCGGGACTTAGTCAGGTCTGTCTTTCTGTGTGACATGTCTGTGTTTGATGCCTACATGTctaatcagaagaaaaaatctgatttatttcaGTGGGAGACAAGTCGGGCCTTGTGCTCCCCCCCTGCCTGTGACTCATTCAGCCGCAGTGACATAATAACTGCAGGCAATTGTAGGACAATCTGTGGCAAGTACCCATTTAGCAAGGTGGAGGAAGCTTGTAAAACCTACAGCCACATTGTCATCAAGGAGGTCCGATTCTTTGACCTGAAAGTTCTCTACCCGCTTCTCACTGATCCCTCTCTCAACCTCAAAATCATTCACTTAGTGCGTGATCCTCGTGCTGTGTTCAGGTCCCGGGAGAATACAATGGCTGACCTAACACGTGACAGTAACATTATTGTGGGGGCCCAGAAGACAAAGGGAGAAATGGGACCCTACAACACAATGCAGGAAATCTGTAAAAGCCATGTTGAGATTTACAAAGCAGGCAGCCAGACCATTCCCAGCTTCCTCAAAGACCGCTACCTGATGGTTCGCTATGAAGACATTGTCAGAGACCCACTAGCAAAGGCTGCTCAGATGTATAGGTTTGGAGAACTCCATTTCACAACCGAACTTCAGAAGTGGGTTCACAACATCACCCATGGGAAGGGGCAAGGGGTACAGGCCTTTGAGATTGGGTCCAGAGATGCAGCGAGTGTATCCCAGGCCTGGAGGAAGACCCTTCCgtttcagaaaatagaaaaagtgcAAAATGTGTGCAAGGATGCGATGGACTTATTGGGCTACCGGCTAGTTCAGTctgaagaagaacagaaaaatatgtcaCTGGATCTTTTGTTTGCCCAGAACTCCTCTGAGTGA
- the KARS1 gene encoding lysine--tRNA ligase isoform X2 yields the protein MAAVVESGVDAAETESRLSKNELKRRLKAERKIAEKEAKQKEQNEKHSDKSSLSPDSENNVGTDEESLDPNQYYKIRSHAVQQLKGTNEDPYPHKFHVDLSLSDFIEKYSHLQPGDHLTDITVRVAGRIHAKRASGGKLIFYDLRGEGVKLQVMANSRLYKSEEEYFRINNKLRRGDIIGVQGNPGKTKKGELSIIPYEITLLSPCLHMLPHLHFGLKDKETRYRQRYLDLILNDYVRQKFITRAKIITYIRSFLDELGFLEIETPMMNLIPGGAVAKPFITYHNELDMNLYMRIAPELYHKMLVVGGMDRVYEIGRQFRNEGIDLTHNPEFTTCEFYMAYADYHDLMEITEKMLSGMVKHVTGSYKITYHPDGQDGQAYEIDFTPPFRRVSMVYELEKVLGVKFPSADCFETEETRRFFDDLCVERNVDCPPPRTTARLLDKLVGEFLEVTCINPTFICDHPQIMSPLAKWHRSHPGLTERFELFVMKKEVCNAYTELNDPFRQRQLFEDQAKAKAAGDNEAMFIDENFCVALEYGLPPTAGWGMGIDRITMFLTDSSNIKEVLLFPAMKPEDTKKEAQRDPPAEGTSV from the exons ATGGCGGCTGTGGTGGAGAGCGGCGTGGATGCTGCGGAGACTGAGTCGCGTCTTAGCAAAAA tGAGCTGAAGAGACGTTTAAAGGCGGagagaaaaatagctgaaaaagaggcaaaacagaaagagcaaaatgaaaagcattcgGATAAGTCGTCTTTGTCACCTGACTCTGAGAATAATGTTGGCACTGATGAGGAAAGCTTGGATCCGAAT CAATATTACAAGATCCGTAGCCATGCAGTCCAGCAACTGAAGGGCACCAACGAAGATCCTTACCCCCACAAATTCCACGTAGACTTATCTCTCTCAGATTTTATAGAGAAGTACAGTCACCTACAGCCAGGAGATCACTTGACTGACATTACAGTGAGAGTGGCAG GTCGAATCCACGCAAAGCGTGCCTCTGGAGGGAAACTGATCTTCTATGATCTTCGAGGTGAAGGAGTCAAGTTGCAGGTCATGGCAAATTCCAG GCTCTACAAGTCGGAGGAAGAATACTTCCGTATTAACAACAAGCTGCGTCGTGGGGACATTATTGGTGTACAGGGGAATCctgggaaaacaaagaaaggggAACTAAGTATTATTCCTTATGAAATAACTTTGTTGTCTCCATGCCTGCACATGTTGCCTCATCTTCACTTTGGCCTCAAAGACAAG GAAACTAGGTATCGTCAGAGATACTTGGATTTAATTCTTAACGATTATGTGAGGCAGAAATTCATAACCCGTGCAAAGATCATTACATATATTCGGAGCTTTCTAGACGAGCTGGGCTTTCTGGAG attgaAACTCCTATGATGAATCTAATTCCAGGTGGGGCTGTGGCTAAACCTTTCATCACATACCACAATGAGCTGGATATGAATTTATATATGAGAATTGCTCCAGAGCTTTATCACAAG ATGTTGGTGGTTGGAGGCATGGACAGAGTATACGAAATTGGGCGTCAGTTCCGCAATGAAGGAATTGATTTGACTCACAATCCTGAGTTTACAACTTGTGAATTCTATATGGCTTATGCAGACTATCATGACCTGATGGAAATTACGGAGAAGATGCTTTCAG GAATGGTGAAGCATGTTACTGGAAGTTACAAGATTACTTATCATCCAGATGGTCAAGATGGACAGGCCTATGAGATAGATTTTACTCCTCCCTTTCGGCGAGTTAGCATGGTGTATGAACTGGAAAAGGTTCTGGGAGTGAAATTTCCATCAGCCGACTGTTTTGAAACTGAAG AAACTCGCAGGTTCTTTGATGACCTTTGTGTGGAGAGAAATGTTGACTGTCCACCTCCCAGGACAACAGCCAGGCTTCTTGACAAG ttaGTTGGTGAATTTCTGGAAGTCACTTGTATCAACCCAACATTCATCTGTGACCATCCACAGATCATGAGTCCTCTAGCCAAATG GCATCGCTCTCATCCAGGACTGACGGAACGCTTTGAACTCTTTGTGATGAAGAAGGAAGTGTGCAATGCGTACACAGAACTGAATGATCCTTTCCGGCAGCGGCAGCTTTTTGAGGATCAAGCCAAG gCAAAAGCTGCAGGTGACAATGAAGCCATGTTTATTGATGAGAACTTTTGTGTCGCGCTGGAGTATGGTCTTCCTCCTACAGCTGGCTGGGGCATGGGGATTGATCGCATCACCATGTTCCTTACAGATTCCAGTAACATCAAG GAGGTGCTGCTCTTCCCCGCCATGAAGCCAGAGGACACCAAGAAGGAGGCGCAGCGCGACCCGCCCGCCGAGGGCACCTCTGTGTGA
- the KARS1 gene encoding lysine--tRNA ligase isoform X1 yields the protein MLGPVAARLLGRAWRAAPRWPRALHGQSSELKRRLKAERKIAEKEAKQKEQNEKHSDKSSLSPDSENNVGTDEESLDPNQYYKIRSHAVQQLKGTNEDPYPHKFHVDLSLSDFIEKYSHLQPGDHLTDITVRVAGRIHAKRASGGKLIFYDLRGEGVKLQVMANSRLYKSEEEYFRINNKLRRGDIIGVQGNPGKTKKGELSIIPYEITLLSPCLHMLPHLHFGLKDKETRYRQRYLDLILNDYVRQKFITRAKIITYIRSFLDELGFLEIETPMMNLIPGGAVAKPFITYHNELDMNLYMRIAPELYHKMLVVGGMDRVYEIGRQFRNEGIDLTHNPEFTTCEFYMAYADYHDLMEITEKMLSGMVKHVTGSYKITYHPDGQDGQAYEIDFTPPFRRVSMVYELEKVLGVKFPSADCFETEETRRFFDDLCVERNVDCPPPRTTARLLDKLVGEFLEVTCINPTFICDHPQIMSPLAKWHRSHPGLTERFELFVMKKEVCNAYTELNDPFRQRQLFEDQAKAKAAGDNEAMFIDENFCVALEYGLPPTAGWGMGIDRITMFLTDSSNIKEVLLFPAMKPEDTKKEAQRDPPAEGTSV from the exons atGCTGGGCCCTGTCGCCGCTCGGCTGCTGGGCCGCGCCTGGAGGGCTGCGCCCCGCTGGCCGCGGGCACTTCATGGCCAGAGCAG tGAGCTGAAGAGACGTTTAAAGGCGGagagaaaaatagctgaaaaagaggcaaaacagaaagagcaaaatgaaaagcattcgGATAAGTCGTCTTTGTCACCTGACTCTGAGAATAATGTTGGCACTGATGAGGAAAGCTTGGATCCGAAT CAATATTACAAGATCCGTAGCCATGCAGTCCAGCAACTGAAGGGCACCAACGAAGATCCTTACCCCCACAAATTCCACGTAGACTTATCTCTCTCAGATTTTATAGAGAAGTACAGTCACCTACAGCCAGGAGATCACTTGACTGACATTACAGTGAGAGTGGCAG GTCGAATCCACGCAAAGCGTGCCTCTGGAGGGAAACTGATCTTCTATGATCTTCGAGGTGAAGGAGTCAAGTTGCAGGTCATGGCAAATTCCAG GCTCTACAAGTCGGAGGAAGAATACTTCCGTATTAACAACAAGCTGCGTCGTGGGGACATTATTGGTGTACAGGGGAATCctgggaaaacaaagaaaggggAACTAAGTATTATTCCTTATGAAATAACTTTGTTGTCTCCATGCCTGCACATGTTGCCTCATCTTCACTTTGGCCTCAAAGACAAG GAAACTAGGTATCGTCAGAGATACTTGGATTTAATTCTTAACGATTATGTGAGGCAGAAATTCATAACCCGTGCAAAGATCATTACATATATTCGGAGCTTTCTAGACGAGCTGGGCTTTCTGGAG attgaAACTCCTATGATGAATCTAATTCCAGGTGGGGCTGTGGCTAAACCTTTCATCACATACCACAATGAGCTGGATATGAATTTATATATGAGAATTGCTCCAGAGCTTTATCACAAG ATGTTGGTGGTTGGAGGCATGGACAGAGTATACGAAATTGGGCGTCAGTTCCGCAATGAAGGAATTGATTTGACTCACAATCCTGAGTTTACAACTTGTGAATTCTATATGGCTTATGCAGACTATCATGACCTGATGGAAATTACGGAGAAGATGCTTTCAG GAATGGTGAAGCATGTTACTGGAAGTTACAAGATTACTTATCATCCAGATGGTCAAGATGGACAGGCCTATGAGATAGATTTTACTCCTCCCTTTCGGCGAGTTAGCATGGTGTATGAACTGGAAAAGGTTCTGGGAGTGAAATTTCCATCAGCCGACTGTTTTGAAACTGAAG AAACTCGCAGGTTCTTTGATGACCTTTGTGTGGAGAGAAATGTTGACTGTCCACCTCCCAGGACAACAGCCAGGCTTCTTGACAAG ttaGTTGGTGAATTTCTGGAAGTCACTTGTATCAACCCAACATTCATCTGTGACCATCCACAGATCATGAGTCCTCTAGCCAAATG GCATCGCTCTCATCCAGGACTGACGGAACGCTTTGAACTCTTTGTGATGAAGAAGGAAGTGTGCAATGCGTACACAGAACTGAATGATCCTTTCCGGCAGCGGCAGCTTTTTGAGGATCAAGCCAAG gCAAAAGCTGCAGGTGACAATGAAGCCATGTTTATTGATGAGAACTTTTGTGTCGCGCTGGAGTATGGTCTTCCTCCTACAGCTGGCTGGGGCATGGGGATTGATCGCATCACCATGTTCCTTACAGATTCCAGTAACATCAAG GAGGTGCTGCTCTTCCCCGCCATGAAGCCAGAGGACACCAAGAAGGAGGCGCAGCGCGACCCGCCCGCCGAGGGCACCTCTGTGTGA
- the TERF2IP gene encoding telomeric repeat-binding factor 2-interacting protein 1 — protein sequence MAAAGLSRTLFLWDDGSPMRFYVRPGLAKLRLAPLVLAGGGRLCRVQEPGAVLLAQPGEAAPGGAVSTEYVTECVQRNRRLPLEPYRLPPVLPAPRAASPRGRLAFTEAEDAALLRAVRGRRGARAGGTALWKELERGGLTRHSWQAMRDRYLRHLRPRRAGPAAEPRRTDAPGEPAPEMGIFAAANREFESTESGSDTSDIAEEFASEDGEGKSPEEIASTLKTGLEDSVLPDTQLQGEERPTSTCSSSSAVGEVVKTIQHFMEKFSMDLLTVTQAFLKNTGEVETTLNFLQTGQRLDGYPVWSREDDLELQKDDEHARSKLIAKFGAENVARRIAFRKS from the exons ATGGCGGCTGCGGGGCTGTCGCGGACGCTGTTCCTCTGGGACGATGGCAGCCCCATGCGCTTCTACGTGCGGCCCGGGCTGGCTAAGCTGCGGCTGGCGCCGCTGGtgctggcgggcggcggccggctGTGCCGCGTGCAGGAGCCGGGCGCCGTGCTCCTGGCGCAGCCCGGCgaggcggcgcccggcggcgccgtcTCCACCGAGTACGTGACGGAGTGCGTGCAGCGCAACCGGCGCCTGCCACTGGAGCCCTACCGCCTGCCGCCCGtgctgcccgcgccccgcgccgcctcgccgcgcGGCCGCCTCGCCTTCACGGAGGCGGAGGACGCGGCGCTGCTGCGGGCGGTGCGCGGGCGGCGCGgtgcgcgggcgggcggcacgGCGCTCTGGAAGGAGCTGGAGCGGGGCGGCCTGACGCGGCACTCCTGGCAGGCCATGCGCGACCGCTACCTGCGCCACCTGCGCCCCCGgcgcgccgggcccgcggccg AGCCCCGGCGGACGGACGCCCCCGGCGAGCCCGCCCCAGAAATGGGCATCTTCGCGGCAGCGAATCGGGAGTTCGAAAGCACCGAG TCAGGAAGTGACACCTCAGACATTGCAGAAGAATTCGCTTCAGAAGATGGAGAGGGAAAGTCCCCAGAAGAAATAGCATCTACTTTGAAAACAGGACTGGAAGACTCTGTTCTCCCTGATACTCAGTTACAAGGGGAAGAAAGACCAACAAGCACTTGCTCTTCTTCCAGTGCGGTGGGAGAAGTAGTGAAAACTATACAGCACTTCATGGAGAAGTTCAGCATGGACCTGCTCACTGTTACACAGGCCTTTCTGAAAAACACTGGTGAAGTAGAGACTACCTTAAACTTCCTGCAGACAGGACAGCGCTTGGATGGATACCCTGTGTGGAGCAGAGAGGATGATTTAGAATTGCAAAAAGACGATGAACATGCCAGAAGTAAACTAATAGCAAAATTCGGAGCTGAAAATGTAGCAAGAAGAATAGCGTTTAGGAAGAGTTAG